From Streptomyces sp. SAI-135:
CACGCGTTGGCGCGCAGGTCGAGGAGGCCGGCGAGGGTGGCCAGGAGCATGACGCCGGCGCCCGCCAGGGAGGGGTCCAGGTGGATCACGGGGGCCAGGTAGTCCGCCGTGCCCATCGCGATCACCGGCGGGACGATCATGACGACCAGGAGGGAGAGGACGAAGACGAGCCAGCCCGCGAGTCGTCCCGCCAGCGTCGAGACCATCGCGTACTCGCCGCCCGCGCTGGGGATGAGGGTGCCCAGCTCCGAGTAGCAGAAGGCCACGGCGATGCAGAGCAGGGAGCCGATGGCGATGGTCAGGGCGGTGGCGGTGCCGAGCGATCCGAAGAGGTCGGGGACGACCACGAAGAGCGTGGAGGCCGGGGTCACGCAGGACAGCGTCAGGAGGGTGCCGCCGACCACGCCGATGGAACGGTTGAGCTTGGCGTGGCCGTGCTCCAGCGCCTCTGGGACGGCGTTGTCGGCAGGGCGGAGGGTGTCGGTCATGGTGCTGCATGCAACCCCGACGAAAACCGACCCGTCAATAGATGACTTGCTGCGAAATCCGCAGTGAAGAACCGGTCGGGATGGCGGATTCAACAGTTCGCCGTGAAGAAATCCGCGATTTGGGGAGTACGGGAACCGCAGCGCACGGACACAAAAAAACGGGGCCGTCCGCCATGCGGACGGCCCCGTCGGGGTGCTCAGTGGTTGCGCGGGAAGCCCAGGTCCACGCCCGCCGGGGCGTCGGCCGGGTCGGGCCAGCGGGTGGTGACGACCTTGCCGCGGGTGTAGAAGTGCGTGCCGTCGTTGCCGTAGATGTGGTGGTCGCCGAAGAGCGAGTCCTTCCAGCCACCGAAGGAGTGGTAGCCGACCGGGACCGGCATCGGGACGTTCACGCCGACCATGCCGGCCTCGACCTCCAGCTGGAAGCGGCGGGCGGCGCCGCCGTCCCGGGTGAAGATGGCGGTGCCGTTGCCGAAGGGCGAGGCGTTGATGAGCGCCAGGCCCTCCTCGTAGGTGTCGACGCGCAGCACGGTCAGGACCGGGCCGAAGATCTCGTCCTGGTACGCCTTGGCGGTGGTGGGGACCTTGTCGAGGAGCGAGATGCCGATCCAGTGGCCGTCCTCGAAGCCCTCCACGGTGTGGCCTGTGCCGTCCAGGACGACCTCGCAGCCCTCGGCGGCGGCGCCCTCGACGTAGGAGGCGACCTTGTCGCGGTGGACCTTGGTGATCAGCGGGCCCATCTCGGAGGTCGGGTCGTTGCCCGGACCGATCTTGATCTTCTCGGCGCGCTCGCGGATCTTCTCGACCAGCTCGTCGCCGATCGCACCGACGGCCACGACCGCGGAGATCGCCATGCAGCGCTCGCCGGCCGAGCCGTAGGCGGCGGAGACGGCGGCGTCGGCGGCCGCGTCCAGGTCGGCGTCCGGAAGGACCAGCATGTGGTTCTTGGCGCCGCCCAGGGCCTGCACGCGCTTGCCGTTGGCGGAGGCGGTGGTGTGGATGTAGCGGGCGATCGGGGTCGAGCCGACGAAGGAGACCGCCTTGACGTCCGGGTGCTCCAGGAGGCGGTCGACGGCCACCTTGTCGCCCTGGACGACGTTGAAGACGCCGTCGGGCAGACCGGCCTCGGCGAGCAGCTCGGCGATCTTGATGGAGGCCGACGGGTCCTTCTCGGACGGCTTGAGCACGAAGGTGTTGCCGGTCGCGATGGCGATCGGGAACATCCACATCGGCACCATGGCCGGGAAGTTGAACGGCGTGATGCCCGCGACGACACCGAGCGGCTGGCGGATGGACGCCACGTCCACGCGGCTGGCGACCTCGGTGGACAGCTCGCCCTTGAGCTGCACGGTGATCCCGCACGCCAGGTCCACGATCTCCAGACCGCGCGCGACCTCGCCGAGCGCGTCGGAGTGCACCTTGCCGTGCTCGGCGGTGATCAGCTCGGCGATCGCGTCCCGGTTCGCCTCCAGCAGGGCCCGGAAGCGGAACAGGATGGTGGTGCGCTTGGCGAGCGAGGAGGTGCCCCAGGTCTGGAACGCGTCCTTGGCGGCGGCTACGGCGGCGTCGACCTCCTCGACGGAGGCGAACGCCACGTTGGTGGTGACCGCGCCGGTCGCGGGGTCGGTGACCGGCCCGTAGTTCCCCGACGCGCCTTCGACGGTCTTGCCGCCGATCCAGTGGTTGACGATCTTCGTCATGACCGAGTACTCCCTTTCAGAGATGGCGGCGTCGGGTTGAGACGTGCCGTTCGTACAGCTCGCGGGCCTTCACCGCGGACGCGCGCGTCGCGGTCTCGGCCACAGGAACATCCCACCAGGCCTGCGCCGGAGGCGCGCCCGACACTGTGTCTGCCGTTTCGGTCTCGACGTAGACACATGTGGGAGTGTCGGCGGCCCGCGCCTGTTCGAGTGCGGCGCGGAGGTCTCGTACGGTCTTCGCCCGCAGCACGCGCATACCGAGGCTGGCCGCGTTGGCGGCCAGGTCCACGGGCAGCGGGGCGCCCGTGTAGGTGCCGTCGTCGGACTGGTAGCGGTAGGCCGTGCCGAAGCGCTCGCCGCCGACCGTCTCGGACAGGCCGCCGATGGAGGCGTAGCCGTGGTTCTGGACGAGGAGCAGCTTGATCGCGATGCCCTCCTGCACGGCCGTGACGATCTCCGTCGGCATCATCAGGTAGGTGCCGTCGCCGACCAGCGCCCAGACGTTGCGGTCGGGAGCGGCCATCTTCACACCGATGGCGGCCGGGATCTCGTAGCCCATGCAGGAGTAGCCGTACTCCAGGTGGTACTGGTCCCTCGACCGGGCGCGCCACAGTTTGTGCAGGTCGCCGGGGAGGGAGCCGGCCGCGTTGATGATCACGTCCGACTCGTCGACGAGGGCGTCCAGGGCGCCGAGGACCTGCGGCTGGGTGGGCCTGATGTCGGGTTCCTCGGCCTCGTAGCAGGCGTCGACGCGCTGCTCCCAGCGCTCCTTGTCCAGGGTGTACTCGTCGGCGTACACGCTCGTGACGCGGTGGGCGTGCAGCTGGAGTGCCTCGGTGAGCTCCGTCAGGCCGCTGCGGGCGTCCGCGACCAGGGGCATGCCGGCCAGCTTGTGGCCGTCGTAGGGCGCGATGTTGAGGTTGAGGAAGCGGACGCCGTCGCCCGCGAAGAGGGTGCCGGAGGCCGTGGTGAAGTCGGTGTACCGGGTGCCGACGCCGATCACCAGGTCGGCCTGGCGGGCCAGTTCGTTGGCGGTGGCGGTGCCGGTGTGGCCGACGCCGCCGACGTCCTGGGGGTGGTCGTGGCGCAGGGAGCCCTTGCCGGCCTGGGTGGAGGCGACCGGGATGCCGGTGGCGCTCGCGAACTCGGCGAGGGCCTCCTCGGCGCGGCTGTGGTGGACTCCGCCGCCGGCGATGACCAGGGGCCGCTGAGCCGACCTGATCACGCTGATGGCCTCGGCGAGTTCGGTGGGGTCGGCGCCCGGGCGCCGTACGGTCCAGGTGCGCTCGGCGAAGAACTCGTCCGGCCAGTCGTGGGCCTCGGCCTGGACGTCCTGGGGCAGCGCGAGCGTCACGGCGCCGGTCTCGACCGGGTCGGTGAGAACGCGCATCGCCTGGAGGGCGGCCGGGATCAGGGCCTCGGGCCGGGTGACGCGGTCGAAGTACTTCGACACCGGGCGCAGACAGTCGTTGACCGAGAGGTCACCGGCGTACGGGACCTCCAGCTGCTGGAGGACCGGGTCGGCCACGCGGGTGGCGAAGATGTCGCCGGGCAGGAGCAGGACCGGGAGGTGGTTGATCGTGGCGAGGGCGGCACCGGTCACCAGGTTGGTGGCGCCCGGGCCGATCGAGGTCGTCACCGCGTGCGTCGAGAGACGGCCCGACTGACGCGCGTAACCGACGGCCGCGTGCACCATGGACTGCTCGTTGCGGCCCTGGTGGAAGGGCATGTCGTCGCCGTACTCGACCAGGGCCTGGCCGAGCCCGGCGACATTTCCGTGGCCGAAGATGCCCCAGGTCGCGGAGATCAACCGCTGCCGTACGCCGTCGCGTTCGGTGTACTGGGCGGCCAGGAAGCGGACCAGCGCTTGTGCGACGGTCAGGCGGGTGGTCATCGGTACCCCTCCGTGTGGTCCGGGTGGAAGCAGATCCGCCATTCCCGCGTCTCGCCCGGCCCCGCCATGACGTTCAGGTAGTACATGTCGTGGCCGGGCTGGGCGATGGACGGGCCGTGCCATCCGTCGGGGACGAGGACGGCGTCGCCGGAGCGGACCTCGGCGAGGACGTCGGATCCGCCCTCACGGGAGGGAGATACGCGCTGATAGCCGAAACCGTTCGGGCCGTCGATCTCGAAGTAGTAGATCTCCTCCAACTCGGCTTCCACGCCCGGCCGGTGCTCGTCGTGCTTGTGCGGGGGGTAGGAGGACCAGTTGCCGCCGGGGGTGACGACCTCGACGGCGATGAGCTTGTCGCAGTCGAAGGCGTCGGCGGAGGCGAAGTTGCGCACGTGCCGCAACTGCGTGCCGCTGCCGCGCTGTTCGACGGGGACCTCCGGCGCGGGGCCGTAGCGGGCGGGGAGTCGTCGCTCGCACTTCGCTCCTGCCAGGGCGAAGCGGCCTCCCGCGCCGGAGGCGATCGATGCCTGGGCGTCCCGGGGCACGTACGCGAAGTCCGAGACTCCGGCGAACACGCTTTCCCGGCCCAGGAGTTGGAACTCTTCGGTACCTGTGCGGACGGTACAGCCGCCTTCCAGCGGAAGCACGATCCACTCGCTGTCACCGGAGGTGAAGGTGTGCGTGCCACCCGGTGCCAGCTCGACGATCCGCAGGCTGCTGTGGGTCCAGCCGGCCCGCTTGGGGTCGATGTCCACGGTGTACCGGGCGTTGGTCGAGGCGCCCTTGGGGACGTAGAGCTCGTTGTGTGTCATGCGGCGGCCCTCACAGCAGTCCTACGGCGGTGTCCACGGCGGCGGCCACGTCTCCGTCCGCCGGGTACAGCAGCGAGCGGCCGACCACCAGGCCGCGCACGGTGGGCAGTTGCAGGGCACCGCGCCACTTCTCGTACGCGCCGTCCTGGTCGTCGCCGACCTCGCCGCCCAGCAGCACGGCGGGCAGGGTCGAGGCGGCCATGACCTCGCCCATGTCGTCGGGGTTGTCGCAGACCGGGACCTTGAGCCAGGTGTAGGCCGAGCTGCCGCCCAGCCCGGAGGCGATGGCGATGGACTTGGTGACGGCCTCGGCGGACAGGTCGTTCCTGACCTTGCCCTCGGTGGTGCGGCCGCTGATGAACGGTTCGACGAAGACGGGGAGCCGGCGCGCGGCCATGTCGTCGATGGCACGGGCGGTGGACTCCATGGTGGTCAGGGAGCCCGGGTCGGCGTAGTCGATGCGCAGGAGCAGCTTGCCCGCGTCGAAGCCGAGCCGCTCGATGTCCTCGGGGCGGTGGCCGGTGAAGCGGTCGTCGAGCTCGAAGCTGGCGCCCTGGAGGCCGCCGCGGTTCATGGAGCCCATGACGACCTTGCCGTCCAGGGCGCCGAGGAGGAGCAGGTCGTCCAGGATGTCGGCGGTCGCGAGGACGCCGTCCACGCCGGGGCGGGACAGCGCGAGGACCAGGCGCTCCAGCAGGTCGGCGCGGTTGGCCATGGCCATGCGGTTGCCGCCGACACCGAGCGCGCCCCGGGCGGGGTGGTCGGCGGCGACGATCATCAGGCGGCCGCTGTCGTTCAGCAGCGGCCTGCGGGTACGGCGGGCCGCCGCCTCGGCGATCGCCTCGGGGCGTTCGGCGCGCAGCCGTACGAGTTCGGTGATGTCGACGCTCACTTGACCGCTCCCGCCGCGACCGCGCTCTCGATCTCGTCGGTGGTCGGCATCGCCGAGCTGCACTCCAGCCGGGAGGCGACGATGGCGCCGGCCGCGTTGGCGTGCCGCATGATCTTCTCCAGGTCCCAGCCGGCGAGCAGGCCGTGGACGAGGGAGCCGCCGAAGGCGTCACCGGCGCCGAGGCCGTTGAGGACGTTCACGGGCAGGGGCGGTACTTCCGCTTCGTTGCCCTTGCCGTCGACCGCGAGGACTCCCTTGGGGCCCTGTTTGACGACCGCGAGTTCGACACCGGCGTCCAGCAGCGCCCGGGCCGCCTCGCGGGGCTCGCGCACCCCGGTCGCGACCTCGACCTCGTCGAGGTTGCCGACGGCGACGGTGGAGTGGCGCAGGGCCTCCTCGTAGAAGGGGCGGGCGGACTCGGGGTCCTTCCAGAACATCGGACGCCAGTCCAGGTCGAAGACGGTGGTGCCCGCCTTGGCCCGGTGGGCGAGGGCCGCCAGCGTCGCCGTACGGCTGGGCTCCTCGCTCAGGCCGGTGCCGGTGACCCAGAAGACGCTCGCCTCGCGGATCGCGTCGAGGTCCAGCTCGTGGGCGTCGATCTCCAGGTCCGGGGCCTTGGGCTGCCGGTAGAAGTACAGCGGGAAGTCGTCCGGCGGGAAGACCTCGCAGAAGGTGACGGGGGTCGGCAGGCCCGCGACCGGGGTGACCCAGCGGTCGTCGACGCCGAAGCCCTGGAGGGCCTCGTGCAGATAGGTGCCGAACGGGTCGTCGCCGGTGCGGGTGATCACCGCGGTCCGTCGTCCCAGACGGGCGGCGGCGACCGCGACGTTCGTCGCCGACCCCCCGAGGAACTTGCCGAAGGACGTCACCTGCGGCAGCGGGACACCGGTCTGGAGTGGATACAGGTCCACACCGATCCGCCCCATGGTGATCAGGTCGTACGCCATCGGCTTCCCTTCGTACCTGCGTCGGCTCTCCCGGCGTTTGTAGCCCTGGACGAGGAGCCCTGTCAATGTTTTGTCCAGACATTCGGACGAGACCTTGACAGCGCTTGCTGCGTGAACCGAAGCTGACCGGCATGACAGCGCCCGCACCTCAGCCCTCACTGTCCCGCATCCGGATCGGCTCGGCTCCGGACTCCTGGGGCGTGTGGTTCCCCGACGACCCCCAGCAGGTCCCCTGGCAGCGCTTCCTCGACGAGGTCGCGGACTCCGGCTACGAATGGATCGAGCTGGGGCCGTACGGGTACCTGCCGACCGATCCCGCGGTCCTCACCGAGGAGGTCACCCGGCGTGGCCTGAAGGTGTCGGCCGGGACCGTCTTCACCGGCCTGCACCACGGCGAGGCCGTGTGGGACAAGACCTGGGCGCATGTCGCGGACAACGCGGTGCTCGCCCAGGCGATGGGGGCCAGGCACCTGGTCGTGATCCCGTCGTTCTGGCGGGACGACAAGACGGGTGAGGTGCTGGAGTCCGACACGCTCACGCCCGAGCAGTGGCGCAACCTCAGCTCGCTGACCGAGCGGCTGGGACAGCGGGTGCGCGACGAGTACGGCCTGCAGATCGTCGTCCACCCGCATGCCGACACCCACATCGACAGCGAGGAGAACGTGGTCCGCTTCCTGGACGCGACCGACTCCTCCCTGGTGTCGCTGTGCCTGGACACCGGGCACTACGCGTACTGCGGCGGCGACAGCGTCAAGCTGATCGAGACGTACGGGTCGCGGATCGGGTACCTGCACCTCAAGCAGGTGGACCCGGAGATCCTGGCGGACGTGCGGGCCAAGGGGACGCCGTTCGGGCCCGCCGTGGCGCAGGGCGTGATGTGCGAGCCGCCGTCCGGGGTGCCGGAGCTCGGTCCGGTGCTGGAGGCGGCGCAGAAGCTGGACGTGGACCTGTTCGCGATCGTCGAGCAGGACATGTACCCGTGCGAGCCGGACAAGCCGCTGCCGATCGCCCGGCGGACTCGGGCGTTCCTGCGGTCCTGCGGGGCGTAGTCGTTCGTCCGCGGGCGCGTGGGGGCCGGCCGCGGAGGCCGGTGGCCCCCGGTGTCAACGCGCCGCGCCCATGCGCCCGCGTGCGCCTTTGCGTCACGTCTGTCACAAAGTCCTCTTCCGTGTCACACATGTCGCGTGTACGCGGGCTGTCCGTCACACCCGGCGCACAGGCCCTGACCGTCGGTCACCCGGGGTCGTTCACCGAGCGCAGGCTTTGTGATCGCCAGCGCAGCGCCCGGTACCCCCGACGGCCCATCCCGGCCGCCGCCGCGGTGCGCGCGAGGAGGTTGGACCACATGACCGACCGAAGGCTCTGGTCGTACAAGGAGATCGCGGCGCACATCCGTGTGCAGCCGGACACCGTGCGGTCGTACCGCAAACACGGGCTGCTGCCGCCGCCCGACCACGTCGAGAGCGGCAAACCCTTCTGGTACGCCGACACCGTGCGCGCGTGGGTCGCCTCCCGGCCGGGGAACCGGGGGCGGAGAGAGGACTAGCCCGTCTGACACAGTCGGGCCATGAGCGACTTCTCCGTCAAACCCGTGCTGGCCGGCGACAGGACCGTACTGCGACCGTTCACCGAGGCGGACGCCGAGGTCATGGCGGAGATCGTCCAGGACCCCGAGGTCGTCCGCTTCACCGGAACCCCCTCCGGCGAGCTCACCCTGGAGCGGCTGCGGTCCTGGTACGGATCCCGGTCCGCGCAGCCCGACCGTCTCGACCTCGCCGTCACCGACCGCGCCACCGGCGAGCTGGTCGGGGAGGTCGTCCTCCACGAGTGGGACGCCCAGGCGCGCAGCTGCACGTTCCGCACGCTCATCGGCCCCCGGGGCCGTGGCCGCGGGCTCGGCAGCGAGGCCACCCGTCTCGTCGTCGGCCACGGGTTCGAGCGGCTCGGCCTGCACCGCATCGAGCTGGAGGTCTACGGCCACAACGCCCGCGCCCTGCGGGTCTACGAGAAGGCCGGGTTCAGGGTCGAGGGGGTGCGGCGGGAGGCCGACCTGCGCGACGGCGCCTGGGTGGACTGGGTGGTGATGGGCCTCCTCGACCGCGAGTGGGCCGCCCTCACCTCCACGGCTCGATGACCGTCACCCCCGCCCCGGGGGCCGTGCCCATCGCCGCGAGGGCGGCCGGGACCGCGTCCAGCGCGATCGTGGAGGTGACCAGCAGATCCGGTCGCAGCACGCCCGCCCCGACCAGTTCCAGCATCGGCGGGTAGGTGTGGGCGGCCATGCCGTGGCTGCCGAGGAGTTCGAGCTCCAGGGCGATCGCGCGGGCCATGGGGACCGGGGTCGTCCCGTCCGGCGAGGGCAGCAGGCCGACCTGGACGTGCCGGCCGCGACGGCGCAGGGAGCCGACCGAGGCCGCGCAGGTGGCCGGGGAGCCCAGGGCGTCCAGGGACACATGGGCCCCGCCGCCGGTCAGCTCACGGATCGCCGCCGCGGTGTCCGGTGTGCCGGCCGCGTCCACGCACTCCGCCGCGCCGAACTCCCGCGCCAGGGCCAGGGCCCGGGCGGACACGTCCACGGCGACCACGCGGGCCCCCGAGGCCGCCGCGATCATCACCGCGGACAGTCCCACCCCGCCGCACCCGTGCACCGCGACCCACTCCCCCGCGGCGGCCCGCCCCTGCTGTACGACCGCCCTGAACGCCGTGGCGAAACGGCAGCCCAGGGAGGCGGCCGTGGCGAAGGACATGTCCGGCGGGACGGACACGAGGTTCACGTCGGCGTGGTCCAGCGCCACGTACCGGGCGAACGAGCCCCAGTGGGTGAAGCCGGGCTGCGTCTGGCGCTCGCAGATCTGGTGGTCGCCGGCCGCGCAGGACGCGCAGGTGCCGCAGGCGCAGACGAAGGGGACGGTGACCCGGTCGCCGGGGTGCCAGTCGCGCACACCGGGGCCGACCTCCTCCACCACGCCCGCGAGTTCGTGGCCCGGCACGTGCGGGAGGGTGATGTCCGGGTCGTGGCCCTGCCAGCCGTGCCAGTCGCTCCTGCACAGGCCCGTGGCCTCCACCCGGACGACGGCTCCATGGTCCGCCGGGCGGGGGTCGGGCACCTCTCGCACCTGTGCGGGTTCGCCGTAGTGTTCGAAGACAACCGCTCGCATCCATGTCTCCCTCGCCGGTTCCGTCTGCCGGTCCATCGTGACTGGTCACCGACCCGCCGCCGTGACCCGGCCCACGACTCTTGGAGAAATACCCCCTAGGGGTATAGGCTGTGATGCAGTAACCCCACACGCCTCCACGAGGAGAACGACATGACCGCCCAGACCGACACCCCGGGTTCCGTCACCGCCGTCTACAAGGTGAGCGGGATGAGCTGCGGGCACTGCGAGGGTTCCGTTTCCGGCGAGATCTCCGAGATCGCGGGGGTCAGCTCGGTGAAGGCGGTCGCCTCCACCGGCGAGGTGACGGTCGTGTCGGCGGAACCGCTGGACGAGGAAGCCGTGCGGGCCGCCGTCGACGAGGCCGGTTTCGAGCTCGTCGGCAAGGCCTGAGCGGCCGAAGGAGTGCCGCGGCAGGGCGTCGGCGACCGATGCCCTGCCGCGGCTGAACCGTTTTCTGGAGTAGGGAACATGTCCACCACGGCCCCGATAGCGCCCGTGTCCGAGGTCATGCTGGTCATCGGCGGGATGACCTGCGCCTCCTGTGCCGCCCGGGTCGAGAAGAAGCTCAACCGGATGGACGGCGTCAGCGCCACGGTCAACTACGCGACCGAGAAGGCCAAAGTCGTCTACCCCGCGGGGGTCGAGGTCGCCGACCTGATCGCGACCGTCGTGAAGACCGGCTACACGGCCCAGGAGCCGGCGCCCGCCGCACCGGAGCCCGAGGACACGGACCCCGAGCTCACCGGCCTGCGGCAGCGGCTCCTCGTCTCCGTCGCGCTCGCCGTCCCCGTCATCGCGCTCTCCATGGTCCCCGCCCTCCAGTTCGACAACTGGCAGTGGCTCGCGCTGACCCTCGCCTCACCCGTCGTCGTCTGGGGCGCCTGGCCCTTCCACCGGGCCGCCTGGACCAACACCCGGCACGGCGCGGCCACCATGGACACCCTCGTCTCGGTCGGGACCCTCGCCGCCTTCGGCTGGTCGCTGTGGGCCCTGTTCTTCGGTGACGCGGGGATGCCGGGCATGCGCGAGCGGTTCGAGCTCACCGCGGGCGGCATGGACGGTGCCTCGACGATCTATCTGGAGGTGGCCGCGGGAGTCACCGCCTTCATCCTGCTCGGGCGCTATCTGGAGGCCCGCGCCAAACGCCACGCGGGAGCCGCTCTGCGGGCCCTGATGGAGCTGGGCGCCAAGGACGTCTCCGTGCTGCGGGACGGGCGGGAGGTGCGCGTCCCGGCGGAGCGGCTGGCCGTCGGGGACACGTTCGTCGTCCGGCCCGGCGAGAAGATCGCGACCGACGGCACCGTCGTCGAGGGCACCTCGGCCGTGGACGCCTCCATGCTGACCGGCGAGTCGGTACCGGTGGACGTCGGCGTCGGGGACGTCGTCACCGGCGCGACCGTCAACGCCGGCGGGCGGCTCGTGGTGACGGCGACCCGGGTCGGTGCCGACACACAGCTCGCGCGGATGGCGAAGCTGGTGGAGGACGCGCAGAACGGCAAGGCGGAGGTGCAGCGGCTGGCCGACCGGGTCTCCGCCGTCTTCGTGCCCGCCGTCCTCCTCGTCGCGACGGCCACCTTCGGGGTCTGGCTCGGCGCCACCGGGGACACCGTGGCCGCGTTCACCGCGGCCGTCGCCGTGCTGATCATCGCCTGTCCCTGCGCGCTGGGCCTGGCCACCCCGACCGCGCTCATGGTCGGCACCGGGCGCGGCGCCCAGCTCGGCATCCTCATCAAGGGGCCGGAGGTCCTGGAGTCCACGCGGCGCGTCGACACCGTCGTCCTGGACAAGACCGGCACAGTCACCACCGGCCGCATGACGCTTCAGGAGATCCACGTCGTCCAGGACGCCGACGAGAAGCAGGTGCTGCGGCTCGCGGGCGCCCTGGAGCACGCCTCCGAGCATCCCGTGGCCCGGGCGGTGGCCGAGGGCGCCGAGGAGCGCGTCGGGCCGCTCCCGGAGGCCGAGCGGTTCGAGAACGTCCCCGGCAGGGGCGTACGCGGCCTCGTCGAGGGCCGCGAGGTGGCCGTGGGGCGCCTGTTCGACGTACTGCCCGCCGAACTGGCCCGGGCGAAGGAGGCGGCCGAGCGGGACGGCCGTACGGCTGTCGTGGTCGGGTGGGACGGTGTGGCGCGCGGGGTCCTGGCCGTCGCCGACGCGGTCAAGGAGACCAGCGCCGAGGCGGTGCGGTCACTGCGGGAGCTGGGGCTGACGCCGGTGCTGCTGACCGGGGACAACCGGACGGTGGCCGAGGCGGTGGCCCGGGCGGTCGGGATCGACGAGGTGATCGCCGAGGTGCTGCCCGAGGACAAGGTCGCCGCGGTACGCCGGCTCCAGGGCGAGGGACGGGTCGTCGCGATGGTCGGCGACGGGGTCAACGACGCGGCCGCGCTCGCCGCCGCCGACCTGGGGCTCGCGATGGGCACCGGGACCGACGCGGCGATCGAGGCCGGGGATCTGACGCTGGTGCGCGGGGACCTGCGGGTGGCCGCGGACGCGATCCGGCTCTCCCGGCGCACCCTGTCCACGATCAAGGGCAATCTCGTGTGGGCCTTCGGGTACAACGTGGCCGCGCTGCCGCTGGCCGCGGCCGGACTGCTGAACCCGATGATCGCCGGGGCGGCGATGGCGTTCTCCTCGGTGTTCGTGGTGACCAACAGCCTGCGGCTGCGGGCCTTCCGTTGAGGATCCTTTGACGGACCCCCTCTGGAGTCCGGAGCCACGCTCACATAAGCTCTTCACAAGACTCGCGCATCGTCCTTACGCTGGGGTCCCGTTCACCGTA
This genomic window contains:
- a CDS encoding zinc-dependent alcohol dehydrogenase family protein; the protein is MRAVVFEHYGEPAQVREVPDPRPADHGAVVRVEATGLCRSDWHGWQGHDPDITLPHVPGHELAGVVEEVGPGVRDWHPGDRVTVPFVCACGTCASCAAGDHQICERQTQPGFTHWGSFARYVALDHADVNLVSVPPDMSFATAASLGCRFATAFRAVVQQGRAAAGEWVAVHGCGGVGLSAVMIAAASGARVVAVDVSARALALAREFGAAECVDAAGTPDTAAAIRELTGGGAHVSLDALGSPATCAASVGSLRRRGRHVQVGLLPSPDGTTPVPMARAIALELELLGSHGMAAHTYPPMLELVGAGVLRPDLLVTSTIALDAVPAALAAMGTAPGAGVTVIEPWR
- a CDS encoding heavy-metal-associated domain-containing protein → MTAQTDTPGSVTAVYKVSGMSCGHCEGSVSGEISEIAGVSSVKAVASTGEVTVVSAEPLDEEAVRAAVDEAGFELVGKA
- a CDS encoding heavy metal translocating P-type ATPase: MSTTAPIAPVSEVMLVIGGMTCASCAARVEKKLNRMDGVSATVNYATEKAKVVYPAGVEVADLIATVVKTGYTAQEPAPAAPEPEDTDPELTGLRQRLLVSVALAVPVIALSMVPALQFDNWQWLALTLASPVVVWGAWPFHRAAWTNTRHGAATMDTLVSVGTLAAFGWSLWALFFGDAGMPGMRERFELTAGGMDGASTIYLEVAAGVTAFILLGRYLEARAKRHAGAALRALMELGAKDVSVLRDGREVRVPAERLAVGDTFVVRPGEKIATDGTVVEGTSAVDASMLTGESVPVDVGVGDVVTGATVNAGGRLVVTATRVGADTQLARMAKLVEDAQNGKAEVQRLADRVSAVFVPAVLLVATATFGVWLGATGDTVAAFTAAVAVLIIACPCALGLATPTALMVGTGRGAQLGILIKGPEVLESTRRVDTVVLDKTGTVTTGRMTLQEIHVVQDADEKQVLRLAGALEHASEHPVARAVAEGAEERVGPLPEAERFENVPGRGVRGLVEGREVAVGRLFDVLPAELARAKEAAERDGRTAVVVGWDGVARGVLAVADAVKETSAEAVRSLRELGLTPVLLTGDNRTVAEAVARAVGIDEVIAEVLPEDKVAAVRRLQGEGRVVAMVGDGVNDAAALAAADLGLAMGTGTDAAIEAGDLTLVRGDLRVAADAIRLSRRTLSTIKGNLVWAFGYNVAALPLAAAGLLNPMIAGAAMAFSSVFVVTNSLRLRAFR